A window of Massilia sp. NR 4-1 genomic DNA:
GAAGCCGGCAGCGCTCAGCCGCGGGCGAACAGCGCGTGGATCAGGTGGCCCATGGCGATGCCGGTGGCCAGGCCGCCCAGGATTTCGACCACGGTATGGCCCATGCGCTCGCGCAGCCCTTTGTGGCCAGTGTCATCCTTGGCCAGGCGGTTGATGGCGGCGGCCTGGCGGCCGACGTGCTGGCGCAGGCTGTTGGCGTCGATGATGACGATGAAGCACAGGGTCACCGCCACGCCGAAAGCCGGGTGGCCGATGCCCTCGCGCAGCGCGATCAGGGTGGCCATGCTGGAGACAACGGCGCTATGGTTGCTGGGGAAGCCGCCATTGCCCACCAAATTGAAAGCCCAGCGGCGCGCGCGGACGCTATTGATCAGGAATTTGATGGGACCGACCACGGTCCAGGTCATGACAGGGGTCAAAAGATAGGCGAGATCCATTGCAAGAAATCCTTTTAGGCAATCCGCCATTATGGCAGAACGCACTGACCGGGCGGAAGCGGCTGTTATAAAATCCGCACACTATAAAAAACCATACGGGGTAGCAGGACAATGAAACATTTCCGCATTTCGATTCTTTTCACCATCGTGCTGATGGCGCTGGCGGGCTGGTGGGGCTACAGCCATGGCGGCCTGGGCGGCATGGTCACGGCGCTGTGGATCACGGGCGTGCTGGGCGTGATGGAAGTCTCGCTCTCGTTTGACAACGCGGTGGTCAACGCCTCCGTGCTGCGCGACTGGAACGCGTTCTGGCAGAAACTGTTCCTGACGGTCGGCATCCTGGTGGCCGTGTTCGGCATGCGCCTGCTGTTCCCGCTGGCCATCGTCGCCGTGGCCACCGGCCTGGGCCTGGTGGAAGTGTGGAATATGGCCACCACCACACCGCAGGAATACTCGCGCCACCTGATGGGCGTGCATGCCGAAGTGTCGGCCTTCGGCGGCGCCTTCCTGCTGCTGGTCTTCCTCAACTTCCTGTTCGACGCGGAAAAAGACACCCACTGGATCGTCTGGCTCGAGGAAAAAGCCGGCGCGCACGGCACGGAAAGCCTGGCCGTGCTGCTGGCCCTGCTGGCCGTCTTCGGCTGCACCGAGCTGGTGCCCGAAGCCAAGCGCTATAGCGTGCTGTATGCCGGCGTGGTCGGCATTGCCATTTATGTCGGGGTCGGCTGGCTCAGCGGCCTGCTGGAAGAGGAAGGCGGCGCCGACGTCGGCAAGGCCGTGCAGCGCGGCAGCCTCGGCGGCTTCCTCTACCTGGAAGTGCTGGACGCCTCCTTCAGCTTCGACGGCGTGATCGGCGCCTTCGCCATCACCAGCGACGTGGTGGTGATCATGCTCGGCCTGGCCATCGGCGCCATGTATGTGCGCTCGCTGACCGTGTACCTGGTGCACAAGGGCACGCTCGACGAATTCGTCTACCTGGAACACGGCGCCCACTATGCGATCGGCATCCTGGCCCTGATCATGCTCGCCAGCGTCAAATTCCACATCCCCGAATGGTTCACCGGCCTGTCCGGCGTGGCCTTCATCGCCGTCTCGCTCTGGTCCTCGGTGAAATACCGGCGGCTGGCGGCGGCCCAGGGCTGAGAAGCAATGATAAGATCCCAATATTGCCACTACTTGCAGAAACTATGACCCGTCCCTCCCGCCTCATCCTGGTCCTGCTGGGCCTGATCGTTGTTGCCGCCCTCGTGTTCTGGGCCTATGCGCTGATCACGCTGAACTACGCCTATTCCGAAGGCGAAAGAGCGGGCTATCTGCAAAAATTCTCGAAACGGGGCTGGATCTGCAAGACCTGGGAAGGCGAAATCCTGCTCACTTCGATGCCCGGCGCCATCCCTGAGAAATTCGAATTCAGCGTGCGCGACGACGACGTCGCGCGCCAGCTGATGGCCGCCACCGGCAAGCGCGTCCTGCTCTCCTACGAGCAGCACAAAGGCGTCCCCACCTCCTGCTTCGGCGAAACCGAATACTTCGTCGAACGCCTCCAAGTGCAATAAAAAAACCGCGGCATCGGCCGCGGTTTGATCCCCCTCAACAAATGTCCGCCCTGGTGCCAGGCACCGGAGGTGGACATTCTTTGATCTAAATCAGCAAATGTCTAACCCTGGTGTCAGGCGGGGCCGCCGAGGCACCAGGGTTGGACATTGTTTGATATAGCGCAAAGGGCTAGCGGCCGCGCCAGACGGAGCCGGCGGTTTCCTTGAGGCGGCCGATGACGTCGCGCGCCAGGGTTTCGCTTTGCTCGCGCTCGGCTTGGGCACGGGCCGCGGCTTCGCTGGCGTCGACCACGCTGGCTTCGGTAACTTTCAGCACGCCCTCTTCGGCCTCCACTTTCGCTTGCAGGGCTTGCAGGGCGCTGTGGGCGGCTTGCTGGCGGCGGGTTTCCAATTCCAGCAATTGGCGCTTGGCGGCCGTCATGGCCTTGGTGGTGTCGGCCAGCTTGCGCTGCATGGCGGCGTGGGCTTGGGCGGTTTCCAGCAGGGCTTGCTGTTCGGCGGCTTTTTCCTGGGCGGCCTGGCTGGCGGCGTGTTCGGCTTGCTCACGCTCGCGGGCAGCCTCGGCGGCGGCCTGTTCGGCCTGGGCGCGCGCTGCGGCGGCGATGGCGGCACCGCGTTCGGCTTCAAGGCGACCTGCGATGGCTTGACCGGCCAGGACTTCGGCAGCGTTGGCGGTGTGCTGCTGCGCCAGCTTCTGCTCGATCACGGCCAGCGATTGGCGCTCGGTGGCGATGAATTCCTGTTCGGCTTGCAACAGCGCGGCGGCGGCGGCGGCTTTTTCCTGTTCGGCGCGGCAGCGTTCCTTGTGCACTTCGCCCAGCTCGACCGCCAGACGGGCTTGGGCGGAAACGGCCTGGGCCGCCGCTTCCTTCTGCGCCGCTTCGACGTCGGTCTGTTCGGCCATCAGGCGCAGCGAGGCCGCTTCCGCTTCGGCCGCCAATTGCAGGCGCTGCTCGGCGGCGCGCTGCAGGCGCAGGGCTTCGGCCTGCTCGGCCTCGGCGGCGGCGCGCGCAGCGGCGGCGGCCGTGCCGCGCTCCTCCTCGGCCAGACGCGTTTTCAGCGCGGCGATGGCCTGCTGTTCGGCGGCGGCGCGTTCCTGCTCGGCTTGCACCAGGGCGGCGGCCTGGCCGGCGCGATCGCGCGCCAGGGCGTCGGCGTGCTGGGCAACGTCGACTTGTTCATTGAGGGCGGCCAGTTCGGCGGCCTCGGCGGCGTTGCGCGAGGCGGCCAGCTCGGCGGCGGCGCGCGCCAGAGCGGCGCGTTCATTGGCCTGCTGGGTGGCGCGCTGCTGCTCTTCGCTGTCGGCGCGTGCCGCTTCGGCGGCGGCCTGCTCGGCCAGCTGGCGCAGCTTGGCCTGCTCCAGGGCTTCGGCCTCGGCTTCGACCTTGGCATGGACTTCGAATTCGGCCTGCTGCTCGGCTTCGACGCGCGCCAGGGAGACCGCCGTCAGCTGGCGGTCGGCCTCGATGCGCGCCTCGGTGGCGGCGATGATGCGGGCGTCGGCATCGCGCCGGGCGGCGGCACTGGCAACGGCCATGGCTTCCATGCGTTCGCGGTGCTGGGCGGCGTCGCGGATTTCCTTTTCGGTTTGCAGGCGCAGATGCAGGGACATGGCGGCGCTGCGGTCGGATTCGGCCTTGGCCAGGGCGATCGCTTCCCGCTCCTGCTCCAGGTGGGCCAGGGCGCGCGCCTCTTCGGCGGCGCGCACTTCGGCGGCGGCGCGCTTGAAGGTCGATTCCTGGGCGATCTGGTCGGCGCGTTCGCGCTGGCGCGTCGCTTCCAGCGCCTCGGCTTCCGCCTCGGCCAGCTGCTGCGCGGTCTGGCGCGCGGCATGGGCCTGGCGTTCGCGCTCGCGCGCCAGCGTGGCCATGCGCGCATCGGCGCTGGCGATGCCCACCACTTCATCCTTGGCGGCCTGGACGGCGGCCATGCGTTCGGCGGCCTGCATGCGGGCCTGCTCGGTCTGCACCATCAATTCTTCGGCGGCGCGTGCCGCTTGCGCGGCCAGTTCGGCTTCGGCCGCGACCTGGTCGGCGGCGGCGCGGCGGCTGCCCTCCTCGGCCTTGGCGCGCTGCTCGGCGGCCAAGCGCACCTGGGTGTCGGCTTCGACGCGGGCGCGCAGTTCGGCGGTTTCCTGTTTCACGGCTTCCAGGCGGGCGACGCTGGCCTGGGCGGCGGCGCGCAGGCTTTCCAGGCGTTCGCGGTTGGCGCTGATCGCCTCTTCGGCGGCCTGGGCGTTCTGCAAGGCGACGGCGGCGGCGGCGGCGTCGATGGCGGCGCG
This region includes:
- a CDS encoding divergent PAP2 family protein, with amino-acid sequence MDLAYLLTPVMTWTVVGPIKFLINSVRARRWAFNLVGNGGFPSNHSAVVSSMATLIALREGIGHPAFGVAVTLCFIVIIDANSLRQHVGRQAAAINRLAKDDTGHKGLRERMGHTVVEILGGLATGIAMGHLIHALFARG
- a CDS encoding DUF475 domain-containing protein, with the translated sequence MKHFRISILFTIVLMALAGWWGYSHGGLGGMVTALWITGVLGVMEVSLSFDNAVVNASVLRDWNAFWQKLFLTVGILVAVFGMRLLFPLAIVAVATGLGLVEVWNMATTTPQEYSRHLMGVHAEVSAFGGAFLLLVFLNFLFDAEKDTHWIVWLEEKAGAHGTESLAVLLALLAVFGCTELVPEAKRYSVLYAGVVGIAIYVGVGWLSGLLEEEGGADVGKAVQRGSLGGFLYLEVLDASFSFDGVIGAFAITSDVVVIMLGLAIGAMYVRSLTVYLVHKGTLDEFVYLEHGAHYAIGILALIMLASVKFHIPEWFTGLSGVAFIAVSLWSSVKYRRLAAAQG